In Microbulbifer elongatus, the DNA window AATCGCCAGTTGCACAGAAATCTCCTTAGTTGACTATAGGGCACCGGTGGCGCACAGGTTGCCCTGCCGGAAAATTTTTGCGCCGAATTCAGACCCGTTCACACCCGGGTGCGGACGGAGGTACCACTTCCGCTGGTTGCTGCCCCTGTTTCAGGGCGTGGGATTTTACCTTGCTGCCCAAGAGGTTACATCGACCACCTCACTGAATTGCCGTAAACCAGTCCCTGTGGAACAATGCAGGACATTATGGTGTGCTGGGGTTATTCCCTCCTGACGATTCGCACACCGAAAAAATTGAGGACGGTATTTTGGGCGACGGTAAGCAGACACCCGCCGGGCGCAAGCACCGCCGCAAACCCGCCAGATCTTCCGCGCGCAATGACCGCCAGGGCGGTGGCAAGCCCCAACGCAAGGCCGCCGCGGAAACCTCTGGTACCACTTCGGGCAACGACAGCAATATCGACAGCGAAGGCTTTCGCCCCAATGTCGGCATCATTGTTCTGAATGAGCGCGGCCAGGCTCTCTGGGCGCGCCGGGTAGGCGGAAAGGACGCGTGGCAATTCCCGCAGGGGGGCATCAACCCCGGCGAATCCCCGGAGCAGGCGTTGTACCGGGAACTCTATGAAGAAGTCGGGCTGACCCGAAGCCAGGTCACCTTGCTCGGCAGCACCCGCGGCTGGCTGCGCTACCGGCTGCCGCACCGGCTGGTACGGCGCCGCTCGGAGCCTTTGTGCATCGGTCAGAAGCAGAAGTGGTTTCTACTGCAGCTGAATGCCGAAGAAAGCAACATTAGTTTCAATAACGGTTACAAACCGGAATTTGATCACTGGCGGTGGGTGAGTTACTGGCACCCGCTCACCAAAGTGGTGACCTTCAAGCGGGAGGTTTACCGGCGCACCCTTACAGAGCTGGCGCCCACGCAAATACAATTGGAAAGACGCTGGCTGAAACGCGACCAGTAACCCGTACAGGCGGTGCCGCGATGAACGCCAGGCCCGCCCGGGAACGCGCCCAGCAGCGACGACGCCGGCATCAGGCCGGCACGGATTTCGGCGAGGAAAGCCATTTTGCTCGGATCACTGCGCAGTATTGTTCAGGAAGTTAACACCGCACGGGACCTGCCCTCGGCGCTGGATATCATTGTCCGGCGGGTGCGCGATGTTATGCAGACCAAGGTCTGCTCGGTCTATCTGCGCGACAAGCACTCCGGCAATTATGTATTGATGGCCACCGAAGGTCTCAACCAGGACGCCGTGGGCCAGGTACATATGGCCCCAGGGGAAGGCCTGGTGGGTAACGTGGCCACCCGCGAAGAGCCCATCAACCTGGAACACGCCGAGGCGCACCCCGCCTACCAGTACTTTCCCGCCACTGGCGAGGAACGGTTTTCTGCGTTTCTCGGCACCCCCATCATTCACCACCGCAATGTACTGGGTGTACTGGTGGTACAGCAGGCAGAGCGCCGCCGCTTTGACGAAGGCGAAGAAGCCTTCCTGGTTACCCTGTCCGCCCAGCTTGCCGGGGTCATCGCCCACGCTGAAGCCACCGGCGCCCTCGCCACCATGGGCCAACAGCGCAACGAAGCCAAATTCGCCGGCCTTGCCGCCTCGCCCGGTATCGCCATTGGCCGCGCGCATATCGTCGCGCCACCTGCCAACCTGGCCACGGTGCCTTTCGCCTGCTCCATGGACGTGGATGCGGAGCTGGCCCTGTTCCAGCAGGCCCTGGCCGCGGCGCGCAGCGAGATCCGCGAGGTGGGCGAGCGCCTCAAGAATGACCTGAACAAGGAAGAGCGCGCCCTCTTCGACGCCTATATCAGCATGCTCGACGACAGCTCCATCGCCGTCGAAGTGTGCGAGCGCATCCGCCAGAAACTCACCGCCAGCCGCGCCTGGGCGGAAGTAATGCTGGAACATGTGCGGCGCTTTGAAGCCATGTCCGACTCCTACTTCCGCGACCGCGCCGCCGATGTGCGCGACCTGGGTGCGCGGGTACTGATGCACCTGCGCCAGCAGGAACAGAGCCAGCGGGACTACCCCGCCAACACCATTCTGATCGGCGAGGAGCTGACCGCCTCGGTACTGGCCGAGGTTCCGCGGGAAAAACTGGCCGGCCTGGTCTCGGTCAAAGGCTCCTCCAACAGCCACGTCGCCATCCTCGCCCGCGCCATGGGTGTGCCCGCGGTAATGGGCGCACAGGAACTGCCCTGGGAGCAGGTCGACGGGGTCGACATGATCGTCGACGGTTACCGCGGCGACCTGCACCTGCAACCGGGCCCCGAGCTCCGGCGCCACTATGAAGCCATCGTCGCCGAAGAGCGCGAACTGGCGCGCAACCTCGACCACCTCGCCAAGCTGCCTGGGGAAACCGCCGACGGCCACCGGGTGCGTCTGTGGGTCAACACCGGCCTGATGGCAGATGTCGTGCGCTCCCTGGAACGCGGCGCCGAAGGTGTCGGCCTCTACCGCACCGAAGTCCCCTTCCTGCTGCGCGACCGCTTCCCCTCGGAGGAGGAGCAGCGGGAGATTTATCACGAACAGCTCGCCGCCTTCGCCCCGCGCCCGGTGACCATGCGCACCCTGGATATCGGCGGCGACAAAGCCCTTACCTACTTCCCCATCGAGGAAACCAATCCCTTCCTCGGCTGGCGCGGCATTCGCGTAACCCTCGACCACCCGGAAATTTTCCTCGGCCAGGTTCGCGCCATGATGAAAGCGAGCCTCGGGCTCGACAACCTGCGCATCATGCTGCCGATGATCACCGGCGTCAGCGAAGTGGAAGCCGCTCGCAAGCTGGTCAACCGCGCTTACGACGAACTGATCGACGAAGGCTACGCCATCAAGCGCCCGCCACTGGGTATCATGATTGAAGTACCCTCCGCGGTGTATCAGGCCCGCGAACTGGCCAAGCGTGTGGACTTTATATCTGTGGGCAGCAACGATCTCACCCAGTACCTGCTCGCCGTAGACCGCAACAACAGTCGCGTCGCCAGTATCTATCACAGCTTCCACCCCTCCGTGTTACAGGCGCTGCTGCAGGTGGTCACCGCCTGTCACGAAACCAGCACCAAGATCGGCATCTGCGGCGAACTGGCCGGCGACCCGGGGGGCGCACTGCTGCTGGTGGCCATGGGCTACGACGTCCTCTCCATGAATGCCACCAACCTGCCGCGGGTGAAAGCGGCCCTGCGGGAAGTCAACAAATCCGACCTGGACCGCTTGCTACAACAGATACTGACCATGGAAAGCCCGGAGCAGATTGAAGAAAAACTGCACGGGTATTTGCAGGATCTGGGGATTGGCGGGCTGGTGCAGCCGCAGAAAGCGGAAGCGAGTTCAGACTCTTAATCTTGCTTTAACAGATAAAGTCAAAAGCGCAGGGGCGGATACCGCGTACAGCCTTGCGAGACCTTCCGCGAGAGGGACCTCGCGGAAGAGCCCCCATGGATGGGTTCACGGCGTGTCTCGCAAGGCTGTACGTGGTAGCCGCGCCGCCACTAAACCAGTTCAGAACGAAAAACGCCGGGCAATTGCCCGGCGTTTTTGTATCAGAGTCGACAGCGAATGATCAGTCGTCGTTCTCTGCCTTGTACGCGTCCGCGTCCAGCAGCTTGTCCAGCTCGCTCTCATCGCTCGGCTTGATCTTGAAGAACCAACCGTCATCGTACGGGCTGGAGTTTACGGTTTCCGGCTCGTCTTCCAGAGACTCGTTTACCGCAATCACCTCACCGGAAATCGGCGCGTAGATATCGCTGGCCGCCTTCACCGACTCAACCACACCGGCCTCTTCACCGGCAGACACCGTCTGGCCCACTTCCGGTGTTTCAACGTAAACCACATCACCCAGCGCATCCTGGGCGTGATCGCTGATACCGACGGTAACCGTGCCATCCTCTTCCAGCCGTGCCCACTCATGGCTGGAGGCGTATTTCAGTTCGCTGCGAATCTCGCTCATGGGTTCTTCCCTCAAATAAGCTCAAAAAAACCTGTAAACAGTGTATTCATTCGTCGGCCAAAAAGCCCAACTCCGTGCTCACACCAACGACTTGCCGTTGCGCACAAAACTCGGTTTCACCACCCGCACCGGAATCAGCTTCTTGCGGATTTCCACCTGTGCGGTATCACCTACCGTCACCGGCACCCGGGCCATCGCAATGGAAAAACCCAGGGTCGGAGAGAAAGTGCCGCTGGTGATGATACCGCGGCGATCACTGTCGTCCACCACAACCTGCTGACCAGCGCGCAGAACACCGCGTTCTTCCAGCACCAGGCCCACCAGCTTGTTTTCCACACCCGCGGCTTTTTCCTGCTCCAACGCCTCACGGCCAATAAACTGGCGGTCTTCCGGTTCCCAGGCGATAGTCCAGGCCATATTCGCCTGCAGAGGCGAAGTATCGTCGTCCATCTCGTGGCCGTACAGGTTCATACCCGCCTCCAGCCGCAGGGTATCCCGCGCCCCCAGGCCACAGGGTGCTACCCCCGCATCCGCCAGCGCGTGCCAGAAGCCTGGGGCATCTTCATTGTTCAGCATGATTTCCAGACCGTCCTCACCGGTGTAACCGGTGCGCGCCACAAACCAGTCGCCGCGGGAGACGCTGTTAAATACCTTCAGACCGTCGATTGCCGCAGTCCATTCGATGCCCAGCACCTGTTTTACCTTACCGATGGCCTCAGGTCCCTGGATGGCCACCATCGCCAGATGCGGGCGCTCGGTCAGAGTTACATCAAATGCCTTGGCCTGCGCGTTCATCCACGCCAGGTCCTTCTCACGGGTGGCACAGTTCACCACCACGCGGTAACCGGGATCGCGCAGGTAAACAATCAGGTCGTCCACCACACCGCCTTTCTCATTCAGCATACCGGTGTACAGTGCCTTGCCCGGGTTGCCATCCAGCTTGGCCACATCATTGGCCAACAGGGTGCGCAGGTAATCGCGGGCACTTTCGCCATCCACATCCACCACGGTCATGTGGGACACATCAAACATGCCGGCGGCCTGGCGCACCTTGTGGTGCTCTTCCAGCTGTGAACCGTAGTGCAACGGCATATCCCAGCCACCAAAGTCCACCATTTTGCCACCCATGGCAACGTGGGCATCGTAGAGCGCGGTTTTATTTCCCATTCTGAGCAGAATCCCGTGTCAGTTATTGTCTATCGAGCATATGCCTGAAAGCCGCGTATTCTAACGGTCGCGTCACCGGGCTTACCAGATGCCGATACTCTGCAAAGACTAGCAGCCGCAGTGAAAAATATGCTTTGCCTGGGGTTCCGGAGCGCAATGTCAGCCGCCGCCGTCTCTCCCGCAGCTGAACAGGCAACGCCCACCGGGCTGGTAATCGAGCGCTCGCTATATAAATATGCGAAAAAAGAACTTTTGGCGCTAAAGGGTTTGCAGTAGCTTTAGCCGTCAAACGAGCCTGAAGGGCTCTGGTTTCACGCTCTCTATTAAAAAATATACCGCTATGGACTGGTCTGGCTGGTTTTCCCTGATTCTCGTTTTCGCCGTACTGGCCACCCTGATCCTCACCCGGGTACACGCTTATCTGGTAATGATGGCAGCGCTCACTCTGCTGAGTGTTACCGGGATATTGTCGCCGGAAGAGGCTCTGTCCGGCTTCAGCAACAGCGGCCTGATTACCGTCGCCGCCATGTTTGTGGTGGCCACCGGCATCCACGCCTCCGGCGGTATCGATATGATGGTGAAGCACCTGCTGGGGCGCCCCAAGACCACCCGCTCCGCCATGTTGCGGGTCTTCGCACCGGTGGTGGCCCTGTCTGGCTACCTGAACAACACCCCGGTGGTCGCCACCATGATCCCGGCGCTCAATGCCTGGGCCAAGCGCATTGATATCGCGCCCTCCAAGCTGATGATTCCGCTCAGCTACGGCGCCATCCTCGGCGGTACCCTGACCCTGATCGGCACCAGCACCAATCTGGTGGTCAATGGCCAGTATCAGTCGATCACCGGCAATGAGGGCTTCTCGCTGTTTTCCATTGCCGCGGTGGGTCTGCCGGCGGCGCTGGTGGGCGTGGCGTTTATGCTGATCTTCTTTCCCCGCTGGCTGCCGGACCGCCGCGAGAAGCAGCCGTTTGGCAACCTGCGGGAATTTACCCTGGAAGTGGCGGTGGACAGCAAGGGGCCGCTGGTGGGCCAGACCGTGGAAGACGCGGGGCTGCGGGGGTTGCGCCGGGTCTATCTGGTGGAAATCGACCGCGACAACCGGGTGATCACGCCGGTGCGGTCCGGAGAAATACTGCGCGGCGGTGATCGACTGGTGTTTGCCGGCGACACCGAGGCCATTTCCGATCTGCTGCGTATGCGCGGCATTGTGCCCTCGGATCACGATCACGACGAGGCGGCGATCAAAGGCAGTTTTGAGCAGCGCAGCC includes these proteins:
- a CDS encoding SLC13 family permease; the protein is MDWSGWFSLILVFAVLATLILTRVHAYLVMMAALTLLSVTGILSPEEALSGFSNSGLITVAAMFVVATGIHASGGIDMMVKHLLGRPKTTRSAMLRVFAPVVALSGYLNNTPVVATMIPALNAWAKRIDIAPSKLMIPLSYGAILGGTLTLIGTSTNLVVNGQYQSITGNEGFSLFSIAAVGLPAALVGVAFMLIFFPRWLPDRREKQPFGNLREFTLEVAVDSKGPLVGQTVEDAGLRGLRRVYLVEIDRDNRVITPVRSGEILRGGDRLVFAGDTEAISDLLRMRGIVPSDHDHDEAAIKGSFEQRSLVEVVVSPHCEVIGSTIRDAQFRKRYGAAVLAVARQGERVSGNLGSTRLKAGDTLLLEARPGFVLRQRYSKDFLLINDLEAESPRHEKGLTAWLILIAIVLSAGSGLISMLNASLIGAGAMLVTRCCSVNQAQKSLDLPVLITIAASFALGVALQKTGVAAMLAEGVISLSAGHPWLMLILVYLCVSLLTEMVTNNAAAIIMVPIVLQITASAGLNPEPFMFAVMMAASASFATPLGYQTNLMVYGPGGYRFSDYLKVGIPMNLLVGAVTITVLLTNWNLVLG
- the ptsP gene encoding phosphoenolpyruvate--protein phosphotransferase; the protein is MLGSLRSIVQEVNTARDLPSALDIIVRRVRDVMQTKVCSVYLRDKHSGNYVLMATEGLNQDAVGQVHMAPGEGLVGNVATREEPINLEHAEAHPAYQYFPATGEERFSAFLGTPIIHHRNVLGVLVVQQAERRRFDEGEEAFLVTLSAQLAGVIAHAEATGALATMGQQRNEAKFAGLAASPGIAIGRAHIVAPPANLATVPFACSMDVDAELALFQQALAAARSEIREVGERLKNDLNKEERALFDAYISMLDDSSIAVEVCERIRQKLTASRAWAEVMLEHVRRFEAMSDSYFRDRAADVRDLGARVLMHLRQQEQSQRDYPANTILIGEELTASVLAEVPREKLAGLVSVKGSSNSHVAILARAMGVPAVMGAQELPWEQVDGVDMIVDGYRGDLHLQPGPELRRHYEAIVAEERELARNLDHLAKLPGETADGHRVRLWVNTGLMADVVRSLERGAEGVGLYRTEVPFLLRDRFPSEEEQREIYHEQLAAFAPRPVTMRTLDIGGDKALTYFPIEETNPFLGWRGIRVTLDHPEIFLGQVRAMMKASLGLDNLRIMLPMITGVSEVEAARKLVNRAYDELIDEGYAIKRPPLGIMIEVPSAVYQARELAKRVDFISVGSNDLTQYLLAVDRNNSRVASIYHSFHPSVLQALLQVVTACHETSTKIGICGELAGDPGGALLLVAMGYDVLSMNATNLPRVKAALREVNKSDLDRLLQQILTMESPEQIEEKLHGYLQDLGIGGLVQPQKAEASSDS
- the gcvT gene encoding glycine cleavage system aminomethyltransferase GcvT, producing MGNKTALYDAHVAMGGKMVDFGGWDMPLHYGSQLEEHHKVRQAAGMFDVSHMTVVDVDGESARDYLRTLLANDVAKLDGNPGKALYTGMLNEKGGVVDDLIVYLRDPGYRVVVNCATREKDLAWMNAQAKAFDVTLTERPHLAMVAIQGPEAIGKVKQVLGIEWTAAIDGLKVFNSVSRGDWFVARTGYTGEDGLEIMLNNEDAPGFWHALADAGVAPCGLGARDTLRLEAGMNLYGHEMDDDTSPLQANMAWTIAWEPEDRQFIGREALEQEKAAGVENKLVGLVLEERGVLRAGQQVVVDDSDRRGIITSGTFSPTLGFSIAMARVPVTVGDTAQVEIRKKLIPVRVVKPSFVRNGKSLV
- the rppH gene encoding RNA pyrophosphohydrolase, giving the protein MDSEGFRPNVGIIVLNERGQALWARRVGGKDAWQFPQGGINPGESPEQALYRELYEEVGLTRSQVTLLGSTRGWLRYRLPHRLVRRRSEPLCIGQKQKWFLLQLNAEESNISFNNGYKPEFDHWRWVSYWHPLTKVVTFKREVYRRTLTELAPTQIQLERRWLKRDQ
- the gcvH gene encoding glycine cleavage system protein GcvH, translated to MSEIRSELKYASSHEWARLEEDGTVTVGISDHAQDALGDVVYVETPEVGQTVSAGEEAGVVESVKAASDIYAPISGEVIAVNESLEDEPETVNSSPYDDGWFFKIKPSDESELDKLLDADAYKAENDD